The sequence TGTTGACGGAGACACGGGCCTGTTTCACTTCCTCGGCCAGCGTGTCGAAGACGGCGCCGTTGTTCACCCAGCGGATGTGATTGCCCGGCACCATCCGCTCGCCGACAGTTTGATACAGCGCCACGGCGAAGTCCTCGCCGTGCGAGCCCACCTCGCCCTTGAGCTGGAACGGGCGGGACTTCTCCTTGGTGCAGCCCGCGGCGCACCCCGTCAAAACCGCCGCCGCCATCGCCACCGCCAGCCATCGACGCATCCGCCGCATGCCCCCCAGGCCTTCTCAATGAGCACCCTGGCCGGGCGCGTCAGCCTGTGGGACAGCGAATCTGTCGGCCGCTGAGCAGCTCGCGGCTACCTGTCGGATTGAGTCGCCGGGCGAGCGGGCTAGCATGCGCCCGCTTGCAAACTCAAGAACCCCTCGTGTTCCAACAGAGCTTCGAAGGCCTCATCCGCGCGCTCGGGGAGCAGCTCGACGAGCGTTGCGCCGGACGCCTTCAGCAGGTGGGCATCAACGCGAAGGGCTCGCTCGCGCCGGCCTACCCGCTGGACGTGTGGGTGGGCGCGCTCCGGGTGGCGGCGGAGACGCTGGCCCCCCAGGTCCCCCTGGAAGAGGGCGCCATCGTCGTGGGCCGCCGCTTCGTGCAGGGCTTTGGCTCCACGCTCATCGGCAACGCGCTGCTGGCCACGGTGCGGCTCCTGGGGCCGGAGCGGATGCTGGCCCGGATGACGCGCAACCTCCGTACGGGCACCAACTACCTGGAGGCCCACATCCAGCAGCTCGGGCCCACCCGGTACTCACTCACCTGCCGGCCCGTGGTGGTGGCGGGCTTCTACGTGGGCCTGTTTCACGCGGGCCTGGAGGCCAGCGGCGCCCGGCAGCCCTCCGTGCAGATTGTCCGGCACGAGGGGGAGGAAGCTGTCTACGACATCGCCTGGAACTGAGCAGGGCGTGACACAACCCGCGAAGTTTCCCGGGTTGTCTGTATCATGCGGGGCGGGCGGCCCCCCATGCGTCAACTCCCTCTCGAAGAACCCCAGCTCCGGCCGGAGGACACGGCCCGTCGTCTCATGGACGGCGAGGTGGTGGGTGGGCGCTACCGCATCGTCGACTTCCTGGGTCGGGGCGGCGCGGGCACGGTGTGGCGCGCGCAAGACCTGCTCTCCGGCCCCGTTGCACTGAAGTTGCTTCACGGGACGCTGGAGGACCTGACCCGGTTGCCAGAGGGCCCGGGCACGCCGTCCTCCGCGGTGCGGCATGAGCTGGCGCTGTCGCTGGCGCACGAGTTCCAGACGCTCGCGTCGGTGCGCCACCCGCATGTCATCA comes from Pyxidicoccus parkwaysis and encodes:
- a CDS encoding DUF2378 family protein; amino-acid sequence: MFQQSFEGLIRALGEQLDERCAGRLQQVGINAKGSLAPAYPLDVWVGALRVAAETLAPQVPLEEGAIVVGRRFVQGFGSTLIGNALLATVRLLGPERMLARMTRNLRTGTNYLEAHIQQLGPTRYSLTCRPVVVAGFYVGLFHAGLEASGARQPSVQIVRHEGEEAVYDIAWN